From the genome of Candidatus Aegiribacteria sp., one region includes:
- the yidD gene encoding membrane protein insertion efficiency factor YidD, which yields MSKKDGRLKEITESLLIGTIRGYRKFISPMFPSSCIYKPTCSVYAETAIGRYGILKGSKLAILRILRCHPFRNGGYDPVPDKWENRK from the coding sequence ATGAGTAAAAAAGACGGTAGGTTAAAAGAAATAACAGAGTCTTTGCTCATAGGTACAATAAGAGGATACAGGAAGTTCATATCACCAATGTTTCCGTCAAGCTGCATATACAAACCGACATGCAGCGTTTATGCGGAAACTGCAATAGGGAGATACGGAATATTGAAGGGATCAAAACTGGCGATACTGCGTATACTCAGATGCCATCCATTCAGAAATGGCGGATATGACCCTGTACCCGATAAATGGGAGAATCGTAAATGA
- the rnpA gene encoding ribonuclease P protein component codes for MDTLTETGRTLKKAGQFRRVFRTGNAFRGVSFRAVYVKNTLGFIRLGFSLSAKSGNAVRRNLIRRRIKGLANEKRNMVGADIVILPAGKLKDAKWPEIRDEFGKLISIIGNNSC; via the coding sequence ATTGATACCCTGACAGAAACTGGGAGAACCCTGAAAAAGGCAGGCCAGTTCAGAAGGGTTTTCAGAACTGGTAATGCTTTCAGGGGTGTTTCATTCAGGGCGGTTTACGTAAAGAATACCCTGGGATTTATTCGCCTGGGGTTTTCTCTTTCCGCAAAAAGTGGAAACGCGGTAAGAAGAAATCTGATTAGAAGAAGGATAAAAGGGCTGGCAAATGAAAAAAGAAACATGGTGGGAGCGGACATAGTTATATTACCGGCAGGGAAACTGAAGGATGCAAAATGGCCGGAAATACGTGATGAATTTGGAAAACTGATATCAATAATAGGAAACAATTCCTGCTGA
- the rpmH gene encoding 50S ribosomal protein L34 — translation MKRTYQPSKLSKVRRHGFRKRMSTKSGRRTINARRRKGRKRLIP, via the coding sequence ATGAAAAGAACATACCAGCCAAGCAAACTGTCGAAAGTAAGAAGACACGGATTCAGGAAAAGAATGTCGACGAAAAGCGGCAGAAGAACGATAAATGCAAGGAGAAGAAAGGGTAGAAAAAGATTGATACCCTGA
- the dnaA gene encoding chromosomal replication initiator protein DnaA, with protein sequence MESFNPSELWISCLNEAEKNLESTEFDAWLKNSSYEDINGTRLVIRFRNSFVAGHAKSRFGNMLEDIVRDISGINELALQFVGNPAKAGPSTTERISSNSVSSSDSTFLRSNYTFEHFIVGPNNQLAHAGALAVSRDIDSTTYNPLFIYGGVGLGKTHLIQAIAHHLRKDDPKKTFSYLSTELLVETFIKGVIQNDYTKFRKLFQGIDYLLLDDIQFLKGKVETQEAFFHRFNELHQHGKQIVLTSDRPPHELQDLPERLISRFQWGLVADIKPPEYETRLAILQLLVKDEELDVSHDVLDYIASSIRKNVRQLSGVIHRLAAMSRLTGCSVDMNLAQKEISSSLGTITRRLTAGNIASVVAESFDVSPSQLKGKQRKRSILVPRQVAMSLIRELTSLSLKDIGSFFSGRDHSTVLNSIDRIEELKQNDPNLNSKIEEIKRKLISI encoded by the coding sequence ATGGAATCTTTCAATCCTTCCGAATTATGGATCAGCTGTCTTAATGAGGCTGAAAAGAATCTCGAATCTACCGAATTTGACGCATGGCTTAAAAATTCATCCTACGAAGACATCAATGGAACCCGTCTTGTTATAAGATTCAGAAATTCTTTCGTTGCTGGACATGCTAAATCACGTTTCGGCAATATGCTTGAAGATATTGTCCGTGATATATCCGGAATTAACGAACTCGCTCTTCAGTTTGTAGGAAATCCTGCTAAAGCTGGTCCTTCCACAACTGAGAGGATTTCATCAAACAGCGTTTCTTCCTCAGATTCAACTTTTCTTCGATCAAATTACACCTTTGAACATTTCATTGTCGGCCCCAACAACCAGCTTGCCCATGCTGGCGCGCTTGCTGTAAGCCGCGATATCGATTCAACAACCTATAACCCTCTTTTCATTTACGGCGGAGTAGGTCTTGGAAAAACACATCTTATCCAGGCCATAGCGCATCATCTTAGAAAGGATGATCCTAAGAAAACTTTCAGTTACCTTTCAACTGAACTCCTTGTTGAAACTTTTATAAAAGGTGTAATTCAGAATGACTACACAAAATTCAGGAAACTTTTTCAGGGTATTGACTATCTTCTCCTTGATGATATTCAGTTTCTTAAGGGCAAGGTTGAGACTCAGGAAGCGTTTTTTCACCGTTTCAACGAACTGCACCAGCATGGTAAACAGATTGTTCTTACATCTGATAGACCACCACACGAACTTCAGGATCTGCCTGAAAGACTGATAAGCCGTTTCCAATGGGGGCTTGTCGCCGATATAAAACCTCCCGAATACGAAACACGTCTGGCCATACTCCAGCTTCTTGTCAAAGATGAAGAACTTGATGTAAGTCACGATGTTCTTGATTATATAGCGTCTTCAATAAGGAAAAACGTAAGACAACTCTCAGGTGTAATTCACAGGCTTGCTGCCATGTCCAGACTTACAGGATGCAGTGTGGACATGAATCTTGCACAGAAAGAAATCAGTTCCTCACTCGGAACAATAACAAGAAGACTGACTGCTGGTAATATCGCTTCTGTGGTTGCCGAGAGTTTTGATGTTTCTCCAAGCCAGTTGAAGGGAAAACAGAGAAAGAGGAGTATTCTTGTACCAAGACAGGTTGCCATGTCACTTATCAGAGAACTTACTTCTTTGTCTCTTAAGGATATAGGTTCCTTTTTCTCAGGCAGGGATCATTCCACAGTTCTTAACTCCATTGACAGAATAGAAGAACTCAAGCAAAATGATCCGAATCTTAATAGCAAAATCGAGGAAATAAAGAGAAAACTTATTTCCATCTAA
- the dnaN gene encoding DNA polymerase III subunit beta encodes MIKLLVNHSDLLKGLNCVATALPTRSSLPYLTNVLLETEGDTLRLSATDLDTTVITTIPASVTTSGSITLPGKKLHEIVRELPEEDVRFSGTGNRISINCGKGSFSLSGNSSEQFPSLPSKSGVEPVTVPVDVLSDAIRKTSYAVAKDDYRATLNGALLDIGENGFEMVATDGHRLSCITLGSMPSQVNIHALVTQKALNLFAKLSTDGDVLIRYKGSQISFEFDDTIIFSRTIDGEYPPYRKVIPDDNDCLLITNRLDMISVLRRVKTMANPSTHQIKFSLEKNKVLIHAESADAGEAHEELDAEFDGNPFQIGFNGIFLMEILRNMSCERIVMKMKDSNTAVVLNDAEETEGIDFYLALIMPVKLSKIIEE; translated from the coding sequence ATGATTAAACTTCTTGTCAACCATTCCGACTTGCTTAAAGGTTTGAATTGTGTCGCAACCGCTCTACCCACAAGAAGTAGTTTACCATATCTTACAAACGTGCTTCTTGAAACTGAAGGAGACACTTTACGCTTGTCCGCTACCGATCTGGACACAACGGTTATTACAACAATTCCTGCATCGGTGACTACTTCCGGTTCAATCACGCTTCCCGGAAAAAAGCTTCATGAAATAGTTAGAGAGCTTCCGGAAGAAGATGTGCGTTTCAGCGGTACCGGAAATAGAATATCGATAAATTGTGGAAAAGGTTCGTTTTCTTTAAGTGGCAACTCGAGTGAGCAGTTCCCGTCACTTCCTTCAAAAAGTGGTGTTGAACCGGTAACTGTTCCTGTAGATGTTCTTTCCGACGCGATAAGAAAAACTTCTTACGCTGTTGCGAAGGACGATTACAGGGCAACACTTAACGGAGCCCTTCTTGATATTGGTGAAAACGGTTTTGAAATGGTTGCAACCGATGGGCACAGGCTTAGCTGTATAACCCTTGGCAGTATGCCTTCGCAGGTAAACATTCATGCTCTCGTTACACAGAAAGCTTTGAATCTTTTCGCGAAATTATCCACAGATGGTGATGTTCTCATAAGGTATAAAGGATCTCAGATATCGTTTGAATTTGATGATACCATAATTTTCAGCAGGACCATAGATGGTGAATACCCTCCGTACAGAAAAGTAATTCCGGATGATAACGACTGTCTTCTTATCACAAACAGGCTGGATATGATTTCTGTTTTAAGAAGAGTAAAAACTATGGCAAATCCTTCTACACATCAGATAAAATTCTCACTTGAAAAAAATAAAGTTCTGATTCATGCGGAGAGTGCTGATGCCGGAGAAGCACACGAGGAACTTGATGCTGAATTTGATGGCAACCCATTCCAGATCGGTTTCAATGGTATATTTCTTATGGAAATCCTTCGCAATATGAGCTGTGAAAGGATAGTTATGAAAATGAAGGACAGCAATACTGCCGTTGTATTGAATGACGCTGAAGAAACGGAAGGAATTGATTTCTATCTTGCTCTCATAATGCCGGTAAAGCTGTCAAAAATAATAGAAGAATAG
- a CDS encoding DUF721 domain-containing protein, whose amino-acid sequence MRKIDGLINEVLGDYKPDDYQKRNKAVMLWEDIVGKELAAYTNPVGYDGSILLLRIKHPAASMEIGLRKKDILKKLNSVWHEELFTDIKKV is encoded by the coding sequence TTGCGAAAAATCGACGGTCTGATAAACGAAGTTCTTGGTGATTATAAGCCAGATGATTATCAGAAAAGGAACAAGGCGGTAATGCTGTGGGAAGATATCGTTGGAAAGGAACTTGCGGCTTATACTAATCCGGTAGGTTACGATGGATCAATATTGCTGCTGCGTATAAAACATCCTGCCGCTTCAATGGAAATAGGATTGAGGAAAAAGGATATACTGAAAAAACTAAATTCAGTATGGCATGAAGAACTCTTTACAGATATCAAAAAAGTTTAG
- the gyrB gene encoding DNA topoisomerase (ATP-hydrolyzing) subunit B, producing the protein MTGNTEKYDANSIKVLKGIEHVRKRPSMYIGSTSQTGLHHLVWEVVDNSVDEAQSGFCTSIEVVLHNDGSISVNDNGRGIPVEMHQSGKSALEVVMTTLHAGGKFDNEAYKTSGGLHGVGVSVVNALSEWLTVEVHKNGTIYRQSFQRGESKGNQEKIGKTDLRGTRIRFKPDYEEIFETSNMNFETLSGRMRELAYLNNGLKLSITDKTRENKEREEVFCFEGGLSSFVAYVNEANAPLHDPVRISGEFDLEEEGLIIVDVALQYNKAFQEDIFSFVNNINTIDGGTHLSGMKSALTRTLNEYAMQNNMFNRKEDSFSGSDVREGLAAVISVKIRDPQFEGQTKTRLGNRKVQGAVLSHVSKGLSTFLEENPSIARKLIQKCIVNNSSRQAAKKARELTRRKSALETAALPGKLADCSVNNPEEAELFIVEGNSAGGSAKQGRNRHFQAILPLRGKIINVEKAQLAKVLKNNEIRTIITAAGTGIEEDFNIDSLRYHKVIIMTDADVDGSHIRTLLLTFFYRHMLELIEKGYVYIAQPPLYLIRKGNTKRYAYNEKERKSIVSELGSKGISMQRYKGLGEMNPEQLWATTMDPERRILLKVRLESAMEASHIFSVLMGDDVEPRREFIQRHAADVINLDV; encoded by the coding sequence TTGACCGGGAATACTGAAAAATATGACGCGAATTCGATAAAAGTTCTAAAAGGCATTGAACATGTCAGAAAAAGACCCAGCATGTATATCGGCTCTACTTCACAGACGGGTCTTCACCACCTGGTCTGGGAAGTTGTTGATAATAGTGTTGATGAAGCGCAATCAGGATTTTGTACATCGATAGAGGTTGTTCTTCACAACGATGGATCGATCTCGGTTAACGATAACGGGCGTGGAATTCCGGTAGAAATGCATCAAAGTGGAAAATCCGCTCTTGAAGTTGTAATGACCACTCTTCACGCCGGCGGTAAATTCGATAATGAAGCTTACAAGACATCGGGAGGCCTCCATGGCGTTGGTGTAAGTGTAGTCAACGCATTGTCGGAATGGTTAACCGTTGAGGTTCATAAAAATGGAACTATCTACAGACAAAGTTTTCAACGAGGTGAATCAAAAGGAAACCAGGAGAAGATCGGTAAAACTGATCTCAGAGGGACCAGGATAAGATTCAAACCTGATTACGAGGAAATTTTCGAGACATCAAATATGAATTTCGAGACACTTTCCGGAAGAATGAGGGAACTTGCTTATCTGAACAATGGATTGAAATTGAGTATTACCGACAAAACACGTGAGAATAAGGAAAGAGAAGAGGTTTTCTGTTTCGAAGGGGGCCTTAGCTCATTCGTGGCATATGTAAACGAAGCAAATGCACCTCTTCATGACCCTGTGAGAATCAGCGGAGAGTTTGATCTTGAAGAAGAGGGACTGATAATTGTTGATGTAGCGCTTCAGTACAACAAGGCTTTCCAGGAGGACATATTTTCCTTTGTGAACAATATCAATACCATTGACGGAGGGACACACCTTTCCGGAATGAAATCGGCTCTTACAAGAACACTCAACGAATATGCCATGCAGAATAACATGTTCAACCGTAAGGAAGACTCTTTTTCCGGGAGCGATGTAAGAGAGGGGCTGGCAGCTGTAATCAGTGTAAAAATCCGTGATCCTCAATTTGAGGGTCAGACAAAAACCAGGCTTGGCAACAGAAAAGTTCAGGGGGCTGTACTTTCACATGTAAGCAAGGGACTGTCAACGTTTCTTGAGGAAAATCCCTCGATAGCAAGGAAGCTAATTCAGAAATGCATCGTTAATAACAGCTCCCGCCAGGCGGCAAAGAAAGCAAGGGAGCTTACAAGAAGGAAATCAGCTCTTGAAACAGCAGCCCTTCCCGGAAAACTTGCCGATTGCTCCGTGAACAACCCTGAGGAAGCAGAACTTTTCATCGTAGAGGGTAATTCAGCGGGAGGTTCAGCTAAACAGGGACGTAACAGGCATTTCCAGGCTATCCTTCCCCTCAGAGGAAAGATAATCAATGTCGAAAAGGCACAACTTGCAAAGGTCCTCAAGAACAATGAAATCAGAACCATCATCACTGCTGCCGGAACCGGTATCGAAGAAGACTTCAATATAGACAGCCTGCGATACCATAAAGTTATAATAATGACCGACGCTGACGTTGACGGTTCTCACATAAGAACACTGCTGCTTACTTTCTTTTACAGGCATATGCTTGAGCTGATAGAAAAAGGATATGTGTACATCGCCCAGCCTCCGCTGTACCTTATCAGGAAGGGGAACACCAAACGATACGCATACAATGAAAAAGAAAGAAAGAGCATAGTAAGTGAATTAGGCTCAAAAGGAATTTCAATGCAGAGGTACAAAGGGCTCGGTGAAATGAATCCTGAACAGCTTTGGGCAACAACGATGGATCCCGAAAGGCGGATTCTTCTTAAGGTCAGGCTTGAAAGCGCCATGGAGGCCAGTCACATATTTTCTGTTCTTATGGGTGATGATGTTGAACCAAGGCGCGAATTCATACAGCGGCACGCAGCCGATGTAATCAATCTGGATGTCTAG
- the gyrA gene encoding DNA gyrase subunit A: protein MTERFEGDQLSRSQITKPDVIDIEEEMKRSYMDYSMSVIVSRALPDVRDGLKPVHRRILYSMYEQKLTHKRAYRKSATVVGNVLGKYHPHGDSAVYDAMVRMAQDFSLLHPLVDGQGNFGSIDGDPAAAYRYTEARMAKLGEEMLQDIDKETVDMVPNFDARLKEPSVLPSGIPNLLVNGSSGIAVGMATNIPPHNLREVVEACCSIIDNPDTADEELFSIIKGPDFPTGGIIMGTKGISDYFRTGKGSVRVRGRINIEETPRGREAIIVTEIPYQVNKTKLIENIADLVKQKKIVTIADLRDESDREGMRIVIELKKDVLTEVVLNQLYKHTSLAKTFGANCLALCDGRPLRLKLREFLDYYIEHRHDVIEKRIAFDLSKAEARTHIVEGLLKAQDIIDEVIKVIRESDSSDEAKPELMEKFGFSEIQAQAILDMRLRRLTGLEREELENEYEELRILLAELRELATSRSKRMQVVSDELKEVAREFGKERGTKIEQYAPGEIDIEDLIPDDEMAITVSREGYIKRLSIDTYKSQHRGGKGITGAKTREEDALDQIFIASNHSYILFFTNQGRCYWLKVYRVPEAGRTSKGKAIVNLLDLEPDERPVANVCVKEFDENRFILMSTSNGLVKKTTLSSYSHPRKNGIWAIKLDDNAELVSAAITNGKCMIFLALSNGKANKFSEKEIRATGRHTRGVKGVRVHKDDSLVGMVVMENPGSLLTVTEGGYGKRTSTEEYRLTHRGSGGIINIRNIDRNGPVISIMQVSEEDELILISALGMIIRLPVEQVREMGRNTMGVRLMKLPEDDRVVDSAIVPQGNDDIEQGESE from the coding sequence ATGACCGAAAGGTTCGAAGGAGATCAGTTGAGCAGAAGTCAAATAACCAAACCAGATGTAATTGATATAGAAGAGGAAATGAAGCGTTCCTATATGGACTATTCCATGAGCGTTATCGTTTCAAGGGCACTGCCGGACGTCAGGGACGGCCTGAAACCGGTACACAGAAGAATTCTTTATTCGATGTACGAGCAGAAACTAACCCACAAACGCGCGTACAGAAAATCAGCAACGGTAGTGGGCAACGTTCTCGGCAAATACCATCCCCATGGGGATTCAGCGGTCTACGATGCTATGGTTAGAATGGCACAGGATTTTTCTCTCCTTCATCCCCTGGTTGATGGACAGGGAAACTTCGGTTCAATTGACGGCGATCCGGCAGCTGCATACAGGTATACGGAAGCCAGGATGGCGAAGCTGGGCGAGGAAATGCTTCAGGATATCGATAAAGAAACCGTTGATATGGTTCCCAATTTCGATGCCCGCCTGAAAGAACCGTCTGTTCTTCCCTCCGGGATACCCAATCTTCTGGTCAACGGTTCGTCCGGAATAGCTGTCGGTATGGCTACGAACATACCGCCCCATAATTTGCGGGAAGTAGTAGAGGCATGCTGCAGTATCATTGATAATCCAGATACTGCCGACGAAGAGCTTTTCAGCATAATCAAGGGGCCGGATTTTCCTACCGGCGGAATTATCATGGGTACAAAGGGTATCAGTGATTATTTCAGAACCGGAAAAGGGTCCGTCCGTGTTCGTGGCAGGATCAATATAGAAGAAACGCCAAGGGGCAGGGAAGCGATAATAGTTACAGAGATCCCCTATCAGGTAAACAAAACGAAACTGATTGAAAACATAGCCGATCTTGTCAAGCAGAAGAAAATAGTAACGATAGCCGACCTCAGAGATGAATCCGATAGAGAGGGCATGCGCATCGTTATAGAGCTGAAGAAGGATGTACTTACGGAAGTAGTCCTTAACCAGCTTTACAAACATACGAGTCTTGCGAAAACATTCGGCGCGAACTGTCTTGCTCTATGCGACGGAAGGCCACTCAGGCTAAAACTCCGCGAATTCCTGGATTACTATATAGAACACAGGCACGATGTCATAGAAAAAAGAATCGCATTTGACCTTTCGAAGGCTGAAGCCAGAACGCACATAGTTGAAGGTCTGCTTAAGGCACAGGACATAATCGATGAAGTCATAAAGGTTATTAGAGAATCCGACAGCAGCGACGAAGCCAAACCGGAGCTTATGGAGAAATTCGGTTTTTCGGAAATTCAGGCACAGGCAATACTTGATATGCGACTTAGAAGGCTTACAGGACTTGAGCGCGAGGAACTTGAGAACGAATACGAGGAACTTAGAATTCTTCTTGCAGAGCTAAGAGAACTTGCTACCAGTAGATCAAAGAGGATGCAGGTTGTTTCAGATGAACTTAAGGAAGTAGCCCGGGAATTCGGCAAAGAACGCGGAACGAAAATAGAACAGTACGCCCCGGGGGAAATAGACATAGAAGATCTTATACCGGACGACGAAATGGCAATAACTGTATCGAGGGAAGGATATATAAAAAGGCTCTCAATTGATACGTACAAGAGCCAGCACAGAGGCGGTAAGGGTATTACCGGAGCAAAAACCAGAGAGGAAGATGCTCTGGATCAGATATTCATAGCTTCCAATCACAGTTACATTCTGTTCTTTACCAACCAGGGAAGATGCTACTGGCTAAAAGTTTACAGGGTACCTGAAGCGGGCCGCACCAGCAAAGGAAAAGCTATAGTAAATCTATTGGACCTTGAACCTGATGAACGGCCAGTTGCCAACGTCTGTGTAAAGGAATTCGATGAAAACAGGTTCATACTTATGTCAACGAGCAACGGACTCGTTAAGAAAACAACTCTTTCCAGTTACAGTCATCCAAGGAAAAATGGAATATGGGCAATCAAGCTTGATGACAATGCCGAATTAGTCTCCGCTGCCATTACGAACGGAAAATGCATGATATTCCTTGCCCTTTCAAACGGGAAGGCCAACAAATTTTCCGAGAAGGAAATCCGCGCTACCGGAAGGCATACAAGAGGAGTGAAAGGCGTCAGGGTTCATAAGGACGACAGTCTGGTGGGGATGGTTGTCATGGAAAACCCCGGAAGCCTGCTTACTGTAACTGAGGGCGGATATGGCAAAAGAACCTCAACTGAGGAATACAGGCTTACCCACAGGGGAAGCGGAGGAATTATAAATATCCGCAACATCGATAGAAACGGTCCTGTCATTTCAATAATGCAGGTTTCCGAAGAAGATGAGCTAATCCTTATTTCCGCGCTTGGAATGATAATACGGCTTCCAGTTGAACAGGTAAGGGAGATGGGACGGAATACGATGGGAGTCAGGCTGATGAAACTGCCTGAAGATGACAGAGTGGTCGATTCGGCTATTGTTCCTCAGGGAAATGATGATATTGAACAGGGAGAATCAGAATAG
- a CDS encoding asparaginase, with product MTAYATSSFQREYHKNIAIVSTGGTIEMLPGHRGLDISDHHNPLPIDGEVVPPGVKVEHIRFCSIPSPQITPEIMLKLCLKLEEMSSSGKYHGIVITHGTDTLEETAFMADIYLKGTIPVVFTAAMRSKAEMGVDGPRNVRGALLTASKHEVHELGVTVVLNDEIHSAGRVTKTYTSNVSSFASPGYGPLGFVDQDRVLLHRKPIWRIQLPECKLKLNSKVGLVRIAAGMGAREIRYSVECGDDALVVEAFGRGNVPTDVSSAVQYAVEKGMIVCITSRCYIGRVLGVYNYTGGGADLEKKGAILAGDMQGHKLRILLMASIGIGMNGNSIRNMFERL from the coding sequence ATGACGGCATACGCTACATCTAGCTTTCAAAGAGAGTACCACAAAAACATAGCCATAGTTTCCACCGGGGGAACAATAGAAATGCTTCCGGGCCATCGCGGACTTGACATTTCCGATCATCATAACCCTCTTCCAATAGATGGTGAAGTGGTTCCTCCCGGCGTAAAAGTTGAACATATCAGATTCTGCAGCATTCCAAGCCCGCAAATTACCCCTGAGATAATGTTAAAACTGTGCCTGAAACTTGAGGAGATGTCCTCAAGTGGAAAATATCACGGGATTGTTATCACGCACGGCACAGATACTCTTGAGGAAACTGCTTTTATGGCAGATATTTATCTCAAGGGTACGATTCCTGTTGTCTTTACAGCTGCCATGAGAAGTAAGGCCGAAATGGGTGTTGACGGACCGAGAAATGTAAGGGGGGCGCTGCTCACTGCCTCAAAGCATGAAGTTCATGAATTGGGAGTTACTGTAGTTCTTAACGATGAGATTCATTCCGCCGGCAGGGTAACAAAAACATATACCAGTAATGTAAGCAGTTTTGCATCACCTGGATACGGTCCACTCGGTTTTGTTGACCAGGACCGTGTTCTGCTGCATCGAAAACCAATTTGGAGAATCCAGCTTCCGGAATGTAAACTGAAGCTGAATTCGAAGGTAGGACTGGTCAGAATTGCAGCAGGAATGGGAGCAAGGGAAATCAGATACAGCGTTGAGTGCGGCGACGATGCGCTTGTGGTAGAAGCCTTTGGAAGAGGTAATGTTCCGACCGATGTTTCCAGTGCTGTGCAGTATGCAGTTGAGAAGGGAATGATAGTATGTATAACAAGCAGATGCTATATTGGAAGAGTGCTTGGAGTATACAATTACACCGGCGGAGGAGCTGACCTTGAAAAGAAAGGAGCAATTCTTGCCGGTGACATGCAGGGGCATAAGCTAAGAATTCTACTGATGGCATCGATAGGTATAGGGATGAACGGGAATAGTATCCGGAATATGTTCGAAAGGCTTTGA
- a CDS encoding polymer-forming cytoskeletal protein: MSKNELSSTMDSILGSGSQCKGSVKVDGGLRIDGTVDGEVIVSGTLTVGREGVITGDVTVSQAVIGGRIQGTVKAEQQLELQSGSRLEGDIFTRSLVIEDGVFFEGSCKMSRGNGSES, encoded by the coding sequence ATGTCTAAAAATGAATTATCCTCAACAATGGACTCTATTCTTGGTTCCGGAAGCCAATGCAAGGGTTCCGTCAAAGTAGATGGTGGTCTTAGAATTGACGGTACAGTTGATGGAGAGGTTATTGTTTCGGGAACACTGACCGTTGGACGAGAAGGTGTAATAACCGGAGATGTAACCGTAAGTCAGGCTGTGATAGGCGGAAGGATCCAGGGGACGGTCAAAGCCGAACAACAGCTGGAACTCCAGAGTGGCTCAAGACTTGAAGGAGACATTTTTACTCGTTCTCTGGTAATAGAGGATGGGGTTTTCTTCGAGGGATCATGCAAGATGAGTCGTGGCAACGGTTCAGAGTCTTAA
- a CDS encoding V-type ATP synthase subunit K translates to MGIALACALAGIGSAVGVGIAAQASTGVMSVDPGKFGKLLLLSALPGTQGIYGFVIAFLLLGKVTPDMSMPVAWQIFTAGIPIALAGLFSGIHQGKVCAGGAMMTAKQPDDSAKSLILAVFVEFYAILGFLVSFLMLQGIGA, encoded by the coding sequence ATGGGAATTGCTCTGGCCTGCGCACTTGCGGGGATAGGATCAGCCGTGGGCGTCGGGATAGCGGCCCAGGCCAGTACGGGTGTGATGAGCGTAGATCCGGGAAAATTCGGCAAACTGCTTCTTCTTTCGGCATTGCCTGGAACTCAGGGAATATACGGTTTTGTGATAGCCTTCCTTTTGCTTGGTAAAGTTACTCCGGACATGAGTATGCCTGTCGCGTGGCAGATATTCACGGCCGGGATTCCAATAGCTCTTGCCGGTCTGTTCTCTGGAATTCACCAGGGGAAAGTATGCGCCGGCGGCGCAATGATGACCGCAAAGCAGCCGGATGATTCCGCGAAATCCCTTATTCTTGCGGTCTTCGTAGAGTTTTACGCTATTCTGGGGTTCCTTGTTTCGTTCCTCATGCTTCAGGGTATTGGAGCGTAA
- a CDS encoding V-type proton ATPase subunit E — MSLEAIISKIKGDASQKAEAVIESAEKEKNTALKKHSEELEARHNRNKEKIESGIREELKRKEFHVRREAARKILNARRAMMDDAIGKAVRNLASSDDSEYLMMISSLLEGCDLKGKIEVVISTVDESRITPEYLGKYSGSDREFVLSEERHSENGGVIFKSGKISQNGTFPMIADLAHEDMIMELSGLIQLEKT; from the coding sequence ATGTCTCTCGAAGCGATTATTTCAAAAATAAAGGGAGATGCCAGCCAGAAAGCTGAGGCTGTCATTGAATCGGCAGAGAAGGAAAAGAACACGGCTCTGAAGAAACACTCTGAAGAACTGGAAGCAAGACACAACAGAAATAAAGAAAAGATAGAATCCGGGATAAGGGAAGAACTGAAAAGAAAAGAATTTCATGTTCGCAGGGAAGCGGCCAGGAAGATTCTTAACGCCAGAAGAGCGATGATGGATGACGCAATCGGTAAAGCGGTAAGGAACCTTGCTTCATCCGATGATTCCGAATATCTCATGATGATATCATCCCTTCTTGAGGGCTGTGATCTGAAGGGAAAAATTGAAGTTGTAATATCCACCGTAGATGAATCACGAATAACTCCGGAATACCTTGGGAAATACTCGGGAAGTGATCGTGAATTCGTCCTTTCCGAAGAAAGACATTCCGAAAACGGCGGTGTGATTTTCAAATCCGGGAAGATCAGCCAGAACGGCACTTTTCCCATGATAGCAGATCTTGCCCATGAGGATATGATTATGGAGCTTTCGGGTCTCATTCAGCTTGAGAAGACTTGA